The Mucilaginibacter rubeus genomic interval TTGTTGAAGCCAGCGGTGCCCTGAAATCGTGGGCCAGCATAGATATCAGCCTGCCTTTAAATTCGTCGGTAAGCTTTAGCTCCTCATTTTGCCCGGCTATTTTTTCATTAAGTACCGATAACATCCGCGAGTGCCGGCGCACCTTGCCATTCATGCGCGATAGTAAGGCTATAAATACAATGCCCAATACGCTGAGTGCAATCAGGAGCCAAATCTTTACACTATTATTTTTATTAACTACTTCAAGGCTTTTCACCTGTTGTTGGGCATTATTGTAGGCGATGTAATCGCCCAAAAAGGCATTACTATTGATGTTAGTTTGCTCAAGCGATTTTACCAGCAGCTTATTAATTCGGGCCTGGCTGGCAGCATCATTTTTAAGTTCGTAGCAGTGTAGTAATGATTTTAAAACTTCGGTTTGCCAATAAATAAACTTATTGGCCATCGCGGTTTTGTAAATGATGTTATACTCGGCTATGGCACTGTCAACCTGTTTTTTTGCAAGGTAGTAATCGGCAAAAGCATTATAAGCCTCCAATTCGTGGTATTCCCAGTTTTTACTTCGGGCAATTTGCAACGAGTGTTTTATAAATGGCAAAGCTTGTTCATGTTTGCCTTGCTGCATCAGCCTGTCGGCATAAAGCTGATCGATAACCAGCAGGGTACGGTCGTCTTTAAAATGATTGGCTACATCCGTCGCCATTTTCAGGTAGTATGTAACGGAATCCGGGGGAAGTACCGGGTTCATGTCCGCGTAGTTGGCATAGAGCATGCTGGCCATGGTATCTGCGGGGGCTTTTAACATTTCGTTAAGCGCCTTTTTGGTGAATTGCAGTGATTTAATGCTATCGCCAATAAAGCTATAGGTAATGGCGGAGTTCATGAGCATGGACGCTACCTCGCCATGGTTACTATACTTTTTATAAATGGCCAGTGCCTGGCTGTAATAGGTTAAGCCTTGACTGTACAAACCTTTAAGGGATAGGGCTGCGCCAATATTGGCTAAAGCGTCAGCTTTACCAGGCTCATTATGAAGCCGGGTAGCCATGGCATTGCCTTTTATGCCATAGTAAAAGCAACTATCGGCACTTTCCATATGCAGCATAAAGCCCAATTTGTTAAACAGATTAAGGTAAGTGACGCTATCGTTCGTTTGCGCCATTTGTTGCCTCAGCTTGCTGATATCGGCTGTTTGGGCAGATACACTGATGTGTAAAAACAAGCCCAAAGCAAGGCACACCAAAGATTTAAGTGTTTTTGCAAAAGGCTGTTTATACATAAAGCAACAATGTTTAAGGCGCGGGTTAATCCGCACACCAATTAAGAATATTTTTAATTAATTATTAACTTTTTCTGGAAATAATCTTGGTCTTAAAAAATATAACTCAATATTCGCTTTTAATTTGTTCAAATGCCGGCGGCATTTTACTTAACTATTTACCTATGAAAAAAATACTTCCCTTAGTGTTCATGGCTATGCTTTCTGTTTCGGTAAGTTATGGTCAGCGTCAGCTTACTGTGGCTACCTACAATTTGCGCAATGATAATGCCACAAACGATGATTCTGTACGTGGCAATGGTTGGAAACAGCGCCTGCCCATTATCACTCAGCTTATCCGTTTTCATGATTGGGACATCTTTGGTACCCAGGAGGGATTAGTGCACCAGCTTAACGGTTTAAAACAAGCTATGCCACAGTATAACTATACCGGTATTGGCCGCGATGATGGCAAAACAGAAGGTGAGTTTTCGGCTATATTTTATAAAAAGGACAAGTTTAAACTGCTCAAACATGGCGATTTCTGGATGGCCCCAGTTACGGATAAGCCAAACAAAGGCTGGGACGCGGCACTGCCGAGGATCTGTTCATGGGGATATTTTCAGGAAATAAAAACCGGCTTTAAATTTTACTACTTTAACCTGCACATGGATCATATTGGTGTGGTGGCCCGCCGCGAAAGTGCTAAGCTGGTATTGAAAAAAGTAAAGGAAATGGGCGGCAATTCGCCAACCATTTTATCGGGCGATTTTAATGTTGATCAAACATCTGATAGCTACGCGGTGATCAACAACTCGGGGGTATTGAGGGATAGCTACGAACTTTCGCCCATTAAATATGCCACTAACGGAACGTTTAATGATTTTGATGCTAACGACAAAACCACCGGCCGTATCGACCATATTTTTGTAACAAAAGATTTTAAAGTGAAACGGTACGGTATTTTAACAGATACCTACAGGGCAAAGGCAAAAGGGAGTGACAAATACGAGGCTAAAGAGCCAAGCGACCATTTTCCGGTAATGATAATGGTGGATCATAAATGACCCACCATACCAGAGATTTAGTTGATTGATTAACTAAGATCGTTATAAAGATTACTTCACAATAAGTGTAGCAATCGAATGCGGCAGGGCAGTAGTGCCGGCCGCTTTTCCTTTTATCCAAAGGCTGTAATCTATTTTTTCGTCGGTTTTGTTCATTACCACAACAGCGATTGAACCATCCGGGTTTTGATAAGCTGTTGTTAACAGTTTATCGCGGCTGGCCACAGCGCTGATGCGTTTAGCACCCGGGTGAATATATTTAGAGAAATGACCGATGTAATAGTATGAACTGGTATAGATCAGGCTTCCGTTACGTAAATCGGCATGTACCGGCGCAAAGCAGAAGTTACCAACATGGTTCGGTCCGCCTTTTTCATCAAGCAATACGTTCCAGTCGGTCCAGGCTACGGTACCGGCGTTAAAGTCATTGATCATTGATAAACCATAGCGTTCACCAAGCGACCAGTCATTGATCTTATTGAAATCAAACTTTTCGATACAACCTTCGGTAAATACCAGGTTTTTGTTAGGGAACGCTTCGTGGGTACGGCGTGTTGCCTCAAAGTTTTGGCCTGCACCTGTCCATGTTTCGTACCAGTGGAAACCGATACCCCAGATATATTTAGCAGCAGCGGGATCTTCCAGGATGGTGCTGGCACGCTGATAAAGCAAATCGCGGTTGTGGTCCCAAACAATTAGTTTTTTGCTTGCCAGGCCTTGTTTTTGCAGTGTTGGGCCTAAAAAGTTCTTTACAAAATCACGCTCTTCTTCGGCGGTGTACATACATGATTCCCAGGTTTGTTTAGCCATAGGCTCATTCTGTACCGAAAGTCCCCAGATTGGAATACCCTCTTTTTCGTAAGCTTTGATAAACTTCACATAAAAGTTGGCCCAGCTTTGGTCAAACTCTTTTTTAAGCTTGCCGCCATGTAGTACGTCGTTATTGTCCTTCATGAAAGCAGGAGGACTCCATGGCGATACAAACATAGTAAGTTTGCCACCAGCGGCAGCCGTGACTGCTTTAATAAATGGAATACGGTAGGTTTTATCATGGCTGATATCGAAGGTTTTTAGCTCCTTGTCGCCGTCTTTTACGTAGCTATAGCTATCACTCGAAAAATCGCAGCTTTGAATATTGGTACGGCCAAATGAATAGCCAATACCCCTGGCTTTATCATAATAAGCAGTTAAAAATTCCTTTTGCTTATCCTTAGGTAGCTTGGCAAAAGTTTCGGCAGAAGCATCGGTAAGGGCGCCACCAATACCAATCATGGTTTGGAATGTTTTGGCAGGATCAATAAATACTGCTACCTCAGTTTCGGCAGGTTGCGGCT includes:
- a CDS encoding tetratricopeptide repeat-containing sensor histidine kinase; translated protein: MYKQPFAKTLKSLVCLALGLFLHISVSAQTADISKLRQQMAQTNDSVTYLNLFNKLGFMLHMESADSCFYYGIKGNAMATRLHNEPGKADALANIGAALSLKGLYSQGLTYYSQALAIYKKYSNHGEVASMLMNSAITYSFIGDSIKSLQFTKKALNEMLKAPADTMASMLYANYADMNPVLPPDSVTYYLKMATDVANHFKDDRTLLVIDQLYADRLMQQGKHEQALPFIKHSLQIARSKNWEYHELEAYNAFADYYLAKKQVDSAIAEYNIIYKTAMANKFIYWQTEVLKSLLHCYELKNDAASQARINKLLVKSLEQTNINSNAFLGDYIAYNNAQQQVKSLEVVNKNNSVKIWLLIALSVLGIVFIALLSRMNGKVRRHSRMLSVLNEKIAGQNEELKLTDEFKGRLISMLAHDFRAPLASTISMIRLLREDEGDFEKEQLLGLYDQIETDIQNILLTFDNILQWIKKQLSGYVFNAQTLSVKELIDDAASMFKLSIDAKKIVFRNEVPDDLDYFSDKEIIQFINRNLIHNAIKFSPAGGVITVKAQVNANELIVSVKDEGRGISENMIKQLFSFNNNQKTDSLDKGAGIALTICKEFINKINGRLWAESKEKKGTTFYYALPLS
- a CDS encoding endonuclease/exonuclease/phosphatase family protein, with product MKKILPLVFMAMLSVSVSYGQRQLTVATYNLRNDNATNDDSVRGNGWKQRLPIITQLIRFHDWDIFGTQEGLVHQLNGLKQAMPQYNYTGIGRDDGKTEGEFSAIFYKKDKFKLLKHGDFWMAPVTDKPNKGWDAALPRICSWGYFQEIKTGFKFYYFNLHMDHIGVVARRESAKLVLKKVKEMGGNSPTILSGDFNVDQTSDSYAVINNSGVLRDSYELSPIKYATNGTFNDFDANDKTTGRIDHIFVTKDFKVKRYGILTDTYRAKAKGSDKYEAKEPSDHFPVMIMVDHK
- a CDS encoding glycoside hydrolase family 30 protein; translation: MQKKYLIACFIAGGLLKAGFVSAQSKAPYSAAGKSVKVIVSEQNAGYKFKETETLKFADKPQPAETEVAVFIDPAKTFQTMIGIGGALTDASAETFAKLPKDKQKEFLTAYYDKARGIGYSFGRTNIQSCDFSSDSYSYVKDGDKELKTFDISHDKTYRIPFIKAVTAAAGGKLTMFVSPWSPPAFMKDNNDVLHGGKLKKEFDQSWANFYVKFIKAYEKEGIPIWGLSVQNEPMAKQTWESCMYTAEEERDFVKNFLGPTLQKQGLASKKLIVWDHNRDLLYQRASTILEDPAAAKYIWGIGFHWYETWTGAGQNFEATRRTHEAFPNKNLVFTEGCIEKFDFNKINDWSLGERYGLSMINDFNAGTVAWTDWNVLLDEKGGPNHVGNFCFAPVHADLRNGSLIYTSSYYYIGHFSKYIHPGAKRISAVASRDKLLTTAYQNPDGSIAVVVMNKTDEKIDYSLWIKGKAAGTTALPHSIATLIVK